Proteins from one Bacteroidota bacterium genomic window:
- a CDS encoding diphthine--ammonia ligase: MPILKKMNSAAILWTGGKDSCLALYEAKLSGYEIKYLITLVPANPNFLAHPISFMKLQSEALQIPHLIIEITEPFKESYIKAFRNLKEKYFIDTLITGDIDEVEGHSNIVKECADETNLQVFLPLWKRDRKEIMNKFFEYNFQWIFSLVKKPHFTNEWVGRNFNETSYADLLLLENKNGIDICGEKGEYHTLVIDNPSFTKKIQIEEYSKREKDSMHYMNIEKISLQNK; this comes from the coding sequence TTGCCAATATTAAAAAAGATGAATAGTGCAGCAATATTATGGACAGGAGGAAAAGATTCCTGCCTTGCTTTATACGAAGCCAAGTTATCAGGTTATGAAATAAAATATCTCATCACTTTAGTTCCTGCCAATCCTAATTTTCTTGCTCATCCAATAAGTTTTATGAAACTTCAATCAGAAGCATTGCAAATTCCACATTTGATAATCGAAATTACAGAACCCTTTAAAGAAAGTTATATCAAAGCATTTCGCAACCTAAAAGAAAAATATTTCATTGATACTTTAATAACAGGAGATATTGATGAAGTTGAGGGACATTCCAACATTGTAAAAGAATGTGCGGATGAAACCAATCTTCAAGTGTTCCTTCCTCTATGGAAAAGAGACAGAAAAGAAATTATGAATAAATTTTTTGAGTATAACTTCCAATGGATTTTTTCATTGGTAAAAAAACCACATTTTACAAATGAATGGGTTGGAAGAAATTTTAATGAAACCTCCTATGCCGATTTACTTTTACTCGAAAATAAAAATGGAATTGATATTTGCGGTGAAAAAGGAGAATATCACACACTCGTTATAGACAATCCGTCTTTCACAAAAAAAATTCAAATAGAAGAATATTCTAAAAGAGAAAAAGATTCTATGCACTATATGAATATTGAAAAAATATCACTGCAAAATAAATGA
- a CDS encoding cobalamin-binding protein, which yields MEKEMRIISLLPSGTEIIYALGLGNYLVGRSHECDYPKEVQQLPICSQPKYRSDGNSAEINKAVKTILELSLSIYKVDVEKIKALKPTHILTQSQCEVCAVSTDELQEALNEYLKDSSIKIIDSNPSTLEKVLKNIQEVANATGIPERGKSLVNQMNNSFKKIHTKTKNLSNKPTVADIEWIEPILVGGHWMMELIEMAGGTNCFPDEKKRWLKFENIIEKNPDKIFIAPCGFSIQRTLQEMYFLENRSEWNTLKAVRNMEIYVCDGNNYFNRPGPRLVESLEILAEIFHPEIFPSQHHFIGWTKRLRIANIKKDE from the coding sequence ATGGAAAAAGAAATGCGAATCATATCATTACTGCCAAGCGGAACAGAAATTATTTATGCGTTAGGTTTAGGAAATTATTTAGTTGGTCGTTCACACGAATGTGATTACCCAAAAGAAGTTCAACAGCTTCCAATTTGCAGCCAGCCAAAATATCGTTCAGACGGAAACAGTGCAGAAATTAATAAAGCAGTAAAAACAATTTTAGAATTATCGCTTTCCATTTATAAAGTTGATGTTGAAAAAATTAAAGCATTAAAGCCAACTCATATTCTCACTCAATCGCAATGCGAAGTTTGTGCGGTCAGCACCGATGAATTGCAGGAAGCATTAAATGAATATCTCAAAGACAGCAGCATAAAAATTATTGATTCAAATCCTTCAACGCTTGAAAAGGTATTAAAAAATATTCAGGAAGTTGCCAATGCAACTGGTATCCCCGAAAGAGGAAAATCTTTGGTAAATCAAATGAATAATTCATTTAAAAAAATTCACACCAAGACAAAAAATCTTTCCAACAAACCGACAGTGGCGGATATTGAATGGATAGAACCTATTTTAGTTGGAGGACATTGGATGATGGAACTTATTGAAATGGCAGGAGGAACAAATTGTTTTCCCGATGAAAAAAAACGGTGGCTCAAATTTGAAAATATCATTGAAAAAAATCCTGATAAAATTTTTATAGCCCCTTGCGGATTCTCCATTCAAAGAACACTTCAGGAAATGTATTTTTTAGAAAATCGCTCAGAATGGAATACCTTAAAAGCAGTTCGCAATATGGAAATATATGTGTGCGATGGAAATAATTATTTCAATCGTCCGGGTCCAAGATTAGTGGAATCATTAGAAATACTTGCAGAAATCTTTCATCCCGAAATTTTTCCAAGCCAACATCATTTTATTGGTTGGACAAAACGATTAAGAATTGCCAATATTAAAAAAGATGAATAG
- a CDS encoding T9SS type A sorting domain-containing protein, with amino-acid sequence MKKIKKMLLTLIISGAAQWGFAQYTLQQVIVLNEGPWGGPVTVGSYNPATQVYQNFDTLQARFASDVIIDSGFIYVAADTLLVKYDLNTKQKLNVQTVKGIRELAIWKNQILVTRAESSPLPSYFQAYNKNNLSFIYDLPSVSERCAEVKVWKDTAYVAVNGWGTVGKLAIINLNGQNENREIDLGPDGLNPEAVFVSNVNGKIYTQNNLNWTDGSVTKYDGATSVFVNTRLNRSSGCSGSEYYLNNVYFQASNENKIGVFSASALYVWDSLLVNKSLYGIGIDSVNARIYISTTDYTTYGKVFTYDFFGALVDSFAVNVSPGTFAFDVRTTTGISENNFSSHLLLYPNPVSDELHIGFIDTENEKATVTLTDVLGRIVFQKQIATNIPNILSMTSIPQGAYLLKVETSSGITTKQVVKQ; translated from the coding sequence ATGAAGAAAATTAAAAAAATGCTGTTAACCCTGATAATTTCAGGAGCAGCGCAGTGGGGTTTCGCACAATACACCCTACAACAAGTAATTGTGCTCAATGAAGGTCCTTGGGGCGGTCCCGTAACTGTTGGGAGTTACAATCCTGCTACACAAGTGTATCAGAATTTTGATACGCTGCAAGCACGATTCGCTTCCGATGTAATTATTGACAGCGGATTTATTTATGTTGCTGCCGATACTTTATTAGTAAAGTATGATTTGAACACCAAACAAAAATTGAATGTGCAGACAGTCAAAGGAATTCGTGAATTGGCAATTTGGAAAAATCAGATTCTTGTAACACGGGCAGAAAGCAGTCCGCTGCCTTCCTACTTTCAGGCATACAATAAAAACAATTTGAGTTTTATTTATGATTTGCCGAGTGTAAGTGAAAGATGTGCTGAAGTAAAAGTATGGAAGGATACCGCTTATGTGGCAGTCAACGGGTGGGGAACAGTTGGAAAATTAGCAATAATTAATTTGAACGGACAAAATGAAAACCGAGAAATTGATTTAGGTCCCGATGGACTGAATCCTGAAGCGGTTTTTGTGTCAAATGTCAACGGAAAAATTTACACGCAAAACAATCTTAACTGGACAGATGGTTCTGTAACAAAATATGATGGTGCAACAAGCGTTTTTGTCAACACACGCCTTAATCGATCTTCGGGTTGCAGCGGTTCTGAATACTATTTAAACAATGTTTATTTTCAAGCAAGCAACGAAAATAAAATTGGCGTGTTCAGCGCATCTGCACTCTATGTTTGGGATTCGTTGCTCGTCAATAAATCTCTCTATGGAATTGGTATTGATTCGGTGAATGCAAGAATTTATATCAGCACAACCGACTACACCACTTACGGAAAAGTATTCACTTATGATTTCTTCGGTGCATTGGTAGATTCCTTTGCAGTAAATGTTTCCCCCGGAACTTTTGCTTTTGATGTAAGAACTACAACAGGCATTTCCGAAAATAATTTTTCTTCCCATCTTTTACTTTACCCAAATCCTGTTTCCGATGAACTGCATATCGGATTCATTGACACAGAAAATGAAAAAGCAACAGTAACTTTAACTGATGTTTTGGGAAGAATAGTTTTTCAGAAACAAATCGCAACAAATATTCCCAATATACTTTCAATGACAAGTATTCCGCAAGGCGCATACTTATTAAAAGTGGAAACATCTTCGGGAATAACAACCAAGCAAGTTGTAAAACAATAA